cgTACAGGCGAAATAAgaagggaggcattttatgacaACTCAAaaggaagcgctttactgttcgaAGCGAGGTCGGGTGGCCTTAGAAAGCGTAGTTATCAATTAAGCGAGATTCAGCAAAGAAGAAAAACTATGTACTTAATACCGTGGGAATGCTAAGGAAACGAAGGAGCATGTTTCATCTGAATGTGAATATATTCACCCGTCTGTAGaaagcaagcgcgcgagggggaggcagcaAGTttagttaggtgggcagatgaaagAAGTTCGCGGGGATAACATGGCCACAGCAAGCAAAGGAGCGGGTTGATTGGTGAAatatgggagaggcatttgccctgcagtgggcgcagtgaggctgctgctgctgctgctgatgatgatgatgatgattatgatgatgatgatgatgatgtatatgTTTGGGCACTAACCTAAGGGAAACCTTGGACTTTGGAAACGCCACTCGAAATGCAGACACGTCCATGGTAGCAATAATCACCGTTTCGCCTCATGAGAGGaagaatgaatgcgacagcaacaaattgcaatgttatacgaagtaaggctagcagctaacacttttggatttggtctcgcgtaactctacaaaacgctgttgtaagggaatacggccggtccagggagcgaagtggttttcatgctgtctgtcgtctcaacgcgaagtaagctgTGAGAGCAGAGCACGTGAAAGGGTATACGAGctgtctactgatgtctgtcgagatagcgcgcgcgccagcgctcgcgaacACACTTCTATTACGAAAACACTTGTCGGTTTCATTGCACAAGCTGTGTGCTGGATCTTGGTGTATCTTGAAGTAAGGAGTTTATAAAGCGCACTGGAAAGTTCAGTTCTTAGTACGAGGGCTCGTTAGTACGGTCTGGCCCGAAATTTCAACAGCCCGCGATCAGTATATCTGCGCGCGCATTGCCGTGACCGCCTATATGTGCGAAATTGCACAGTTCATTCACATTTTCAGAATGTCAGTGCAGAAAGCAAGCCCTCTTACCTTAAAGCTGTGCTTGCTGTTGCAattccactttattttcttccgCTGTGTTTTTTTCAATTCCTTTATTTCACTCAGAAAGACGTACTTACTGCGTCACGTATGCAATGGATGACGTCACGGGCAATCTTGCGCCTGCCTTTCATTAAGCATGTAAGTTGCATTGCACCAAACTTCCTGCAAAgattcctttttaacacgaaagtgttttatgccaggggtccaccaagtacatccatcacggatatgacgttgataaaatggacgccaacgggtgagaaagaaaaaaaaccaagaaaaagatacccagctgggaatcgaatccacgacgttgcggccgcgacggcaagcgcccgacgccctaccgactaagctaactcgggagatgctagacacggcgcgaacgcgccttatatctttcacacattctctttcgcggcggagcggggcggtgccgccgtctgtgagatgtgaaaagaagtaatgcttcccgatcgacacttactagcgcttgattgcacgcgatatcggaggtcatggttaaagcgtctcgataccagagaagtagattggccgcgctggcgtcgccgaggcacccttgacgcagttacgttctttgcctttggcttcgtgttagcgtgcgccggctcatcggcgtagtgcagcttccacgtgtaccaactccgccgccgactgcttcaattgcgagagcaccgactgttgcagaaaggacgcgatttcgacgggcgaatgtcgtgccttggtggagcgagagcagcgactgcgagacagaggccagcgggacgcacgcgtttgcggctcaggctacgaacctctacctcccgtgttgctgaaacgcagtgtgtgttgtgtatgcacgagcacaggcgtcggctacccattactagaaagcgcacaccgtgccgtttctctccttaattgacgacgctttgaagaagtgcataccgggtaccagtgttgattatgagcttcttGATATCATCGTTACGCGgggttcacgattcgctgtgtccaaatatatgttcacaccgtcagctaccacaacggtttaatcatgatcatgggcgttagtcgtcgcgatagagacatgctgtcaacatgggtgcatccacgtcaaacggtgctgtagctgccaaacacgaatagacattgtacaagctctcatatatcgctacacaatgagcactacttctgtgaagacacgtttcactttcgtgttataccgattcctgtgacggaggtatcagccatgttttttttttattttacctaACTCAGTATTcgtttttatatctttatttacTTCTTTAGTTAGGCGTCAACGTATCCTATAATAGCAATGTTTATTTTAGAGTATTATTCTCTTCTTCCCTCTCGCTCATCTTGCAGTTGCTCAGTTATGAAATATCAAGTCGTGTTAATGTCGACAGCCATAGTGACATGCGTTAATTCTGCCAGAATTCTTCGCAACTTCTTTTACTTTTCTGGAGCCAGCGTAACCTTAATGCAAGCTGCTTCCGCGAAGCCACTACTCTTGAAAAGTGAAAACTGGGCTTCAGTGTTTCAGTGACGTGACTTCTCCACTTATGGTTCATCCAATGCCATCACATGCTTTAGCGAGCAGCTTTCACAGCGTGAACAAGTCCAGAGCGATGCTGAACACAGCCGCGAAGATAATGTCACTCTGATATCTCTGACTATCGATAATCACCATCTCTTTTCGGTGTATTATGTTTGCTTAATTTCATCCTAGTAATTTGCACCTTATTATGAAACAGTTATTACCGTTATCAGGCAGTCAATCTAAACATTTATGTAACTCCTCCCGAGTTATGATGTTCTAAACATTTCTTGATGTGGATAATTCGCTCATGTCTTCCATTTGTCGCCATGAGTTCAAAAGTCCAGCAGCTTCGTGTTCAATGAACCGAGTGAGAACGTTCTTAGACGCAACGTTCTGCGGAACGTGCCGTCGGTCTAATGTAACCCGCCGCATATACACTTGTCTTGCTGTTAAACGGCGGTCCATGCAACCGGAAACGTATACTTTCTTCTACCATTTGTAGAGCtttatttctttcctcctcttaAAACTTCCCTGGTGTTTCATCGATTCGGAGTCCCTAGCCTCTTCAATAAGTAGCTCTTACAAGTTTGCCAATGCGTCTGCCAACCCTGGACGGCGTATTGTAACCTTCTGTCTCTCGGATGGGAGTATGTGCAAGCAGGGATCTCGCACTTTCAACTGCATTGCCTTGGCGCAACTGTTCTTAAGCCTGCACGAACAATTTCGTGAGAATATCTTCTCTTGCTACGTTGCCTGCGTTCTTCAAGAAGTGTTTGCTGAAGTACGTCTCAAGCCGTATCATTCGTTTATTCCACTTGGCTTATTTGTCTTCACTTATTTCTCCGATAGCTTCAGCGGTTATTTACAATCATTTGTCTTCTTAACGCTGTTGTTTCCGATACTCGATTTTATCACTGCACTATTACATTTTTGTCGAATAAGTATGGTAGTATATACATGTAACATCATACATTTCACCACTTGCAGCATCTCCTAGCGTGtctacttcattttctttttcgtccTCGAGTAACTACATTGCACAAGTTCTACAGCTATCACtggttgaaactcgatttaaagAATTGATAAGCGAGctcaaattatttcgttaaatcagcAAGTTTCTAAATTGATAAAGGGAATTTCCagtccttcgaaatctaaaatttgAACGTAGCGACACTCGAAAGCTGCCGCTGCATTTTATTTGCCCCTAGCACACGCCTGGATGGTCCCGTCAAGCTACGACAAGTTGCCGATATGCAAAGACGGGGAGAACGATGCAGTGATTGGGTGAGCgggcagagcaagaaagttgcaaaGTACGATTGCACCATGTCGCCTAAACCATTAATTAACGAAAGGGACCATCGTCTTCCTGTGGGAGCATTTACAGGGACAGCAAACCACCACCGCCCCAAGCGCAATTTGGTAAGCAAAAGCGCTACCGTCTGTTTAGTACTTCGTTCCGCATATGGACGCGCCGTGCAGCCTCGGCAATATAACACCAGTGTCGTGACAAGGGCGGCTAGATGATTTAACGCAATAGCTTCACAGAGCCCGCCAGAAGACAACCCGTGTATGTCAAAATGAGAAAAAGATCGCTGCATATTTTACCACTCTGGTACAGGAAGAATTTCGTTAAATCAGGTTTAATTTCATGACAGCTTTGTTGTATTGAGtggatgacaacattgaaccctatggaTGCCTGCCGGGACGTTGCACGCGGTGTCCGGAGGCCTTAAACCTTCCCGGACGCAGACGCACACCTGGTCGGCCTCCCATACGTCGCTGTGTGATGTACAAGTAGCAGATTGGTAGATCCGCCCAGTCACGACTACGCAACTGCAGGAAGGCCGGCGAGCTACCTCTGGCACGGAGGATACGAGAGGGTCGGCCAGGCTCCCGGCGTACTCCAAGCGGCGGTGCCGGATGCCGCAGCGGGACGTTGCACGCGGTGTCCGGAGGTCTTAAACCTTCCCGGACGCAGACGCACACCTGGTCGGCCTCCCAGGCCTCGCTGTGTGATGTACAAGCAGCAGGTTGGTGCAGCCGCCCAGTCACGACCACGCAACTGCAGGAAGGCCGGCCAGCCACCCCTCGCACGAAGGATACGAGAGGATCGGCCAGGCTCCCCGTGTACTCAAAGCGGCGGTGCCGGATGCCGCAGCGGGGCGTTGCACGCGGTGTCCGGAGGCCTTAAACCTTCCCGGACGCAGACGCACACCTGGTCGGCCTCCCAGACCTCGCTGTGGGATCTACAAGCAGCAGGTTGGTGCAGCCGCCCAGTCACGACCACGCTACTGCAGGAAGGCCAGCCAGCCACCCCTCGCACGACGGATACGAGAGGATCGGCCAGGCTCCCCGCGTACTCGAAGAGGTGGTGCCGGATGCCGCAGCGGGACGTTGCACGCGGTGTCCGGAGGCCTTAAACCTTT
Above is a window of Rhipicephalus sanguineus isolate Rsan-2018 chromosome 3, BIME_Rsan_1.4, whole genome shotgun sequence DNA encoding:
- the LOC125757752 gene encoding uncharacterized protein LOC125757752: MYKQQVGAAAQSRPRNCRKAGQPPLARRIREDRPGSPCTQSGGAGCRSGALHAVSGGLKPSRTQTHTWSASQTSLWDLQAAGWCSRPVTTTQLQEGRPATSGTKDTRGSARLPAYSKRRCRMPQRDVARGVRRPYTFPDADGHLVGFPDVAV